A genomic stretch from Penaeus vannamei isolate JL-2024 chromosome 6, ASM4276789v1, whole genome shotgun sequence includes:
- the LOC138861933 gene encoding hornerin-like: MGAEGKSAEHGCGRQGCRAWVRKTRVQNMGAEDKGAEHECGRQGVQNMGAEGKGAEHGVRKARVQNMSAEGKSAEHGCGRQGCRTGVRNMGAEGKGAEHGCGRQGCGTWVQKARVQNMGAEDKGAEHGVQNMGAEGKGAEHGVRKARVQNMSAEGKSAEHGCGRQGCRTGVRNMGAEGMRKARVRNRGAEGKGAEQGCGWQGCGRQGCGRQGCGTGVRKARVRNRDAEGKGAEQGCGRQGCGTGVQKARVRNRDAEGKGAEGKGGTGVRKTRVRNMGAEGKGAEQGCGRQGCGTGVRQVRVRKARVEHGCGTGVRKARVEHGCGTGVRKARMRNRDAEGKGAEQGCGRQGCGTGVQKARVRNRDAEGKGAEGKGGTGVRKTRVRNMGAEGKGAEQGCGRQGCGTGVRQVRVRKARVRNRGAEGKGVRKARVRNMGAEGKGAEQGCGRHGCGTGVRKARVEHGCGTWVRKARVRNRGAEGKGGTWVRKARVRNRGAEGKGGTGVRKGCRRQGCGTGMRKARVRKVRVEQGCGRQGCVTWVRKARVRNRGAEGKGAEQGCGR, from the exons atgggtgcggaaggcaagagtgcagaacatgggtgcggaaggcaagggtgcagagCATGGGTGCgaaagacaagggtgcagaacatgggtgcggaagacaagggtgcagaacatgagtgcggaagacaagg ggtgcagaacatgggtgcggaaggcaagggtgcagaacatggggtgcggaaggcaagggtgcagaacatgagtGCGGAAGGCAagagtgcagaacatgggtgcggaaggcaagggtgcagaacaggggtgcggaacatgggtgcggaaggcaagggtgcggaacatgggtgcggaaggcaagggtgcggcaCATGGGTGcagaaggcaagggtgcagaacatgggtgcggaagacaagggtgcagaacatgg ggtgcagaacatgggtgcggaaggcaagggtgcagaacatggggtgcggaaggcaagggtgcagaacatgagtGCGGAAGGCAagagtgcagaacatgggtgcggaaggcaagggtgcagaacaggggtgcggaacatgggtgcggaag ggatgcggaaggcaagggtgcggaacaggggtgcggaaggcaagggtgcggaacagggGTGCGGATGGCaagggtgcggaagacaagggtgcggaaggcaagggtgcggaacaggggtgcggaaggcaagggtgcggaacagggatgcggaaggcaagggtgcggaacagggGTGCGGCAG gcaagggtgcggaacaggggtgcagaaggcaagggtgcggaacagggatgcggaaggcaagggtgcggaagGTAAGGGTGGAACaggggtgcggaagacaagggtgcgtaacatgggtgcggaaggcaagggtgcggaacaggggtgcggaaggcaagggtgcggaacagggGTGCGGCAGGTaagggtgcggaaggcaagggtggaacatgggtgcggaacaggggtgcggaaggcaagggtggaacatgggtgcggaacaggggtgcggaaggcaaggatGCGGAACAGggatgcggaaggcaagggtgcggaacagggGTGCGGCAG gcaagggtgcggaacaggggtgcagaaggcaagggtgcggaacagggatgcggaaggcaagggtgcggaagGTAAGGGTGGAACaggggtgcggaagacaagggtgcgtaacatgggtgcggaaggcaagggtgcggaacaggggtgcggaaggcaagggtgcggaacagggGTGCGGCAGGTaagggtgcggaaggcaagggtgcggaacaggggtgcggaaggcaagg gggtgcggaaggcaagggtgcggaacatgggtgcggaaggcaagggtgcggaacagggATGCGGAAGGCATGGGTGCGGAAcaggggtgcggaaggcaagggtggaacatgggtgcggaacatgggtgcggaaggcaagggtgcggaacagggGTGCAGAAGGCAAGGgtggaacatgggtgcggaaggcaagggtgcggaacaggggtgcggaaggcaagggtggaacaggggtgcggaag gggtgcagaaggcaagggtgcggaacagggatgcggaaggcaagggtgcggaagGTAAGGGTGGAACaggggtgcggaagacaagggtgcgtaacatgggtgcggaaggcaagggtgcggaacaggggtgcggaaggcaagggtgcggaacagggGTGCGGCAGGTaa